The DNA segment GCTGGCTCCGGCGGCCAAGACCCGCATCAATCACTGCCGCGGGTTCATCGAGGAGAAGGTCAAGGCCCGGGCGGTGATGTACGGCATCACGACCGGTATCGGCGAGCTGTCCGAGACTATCCTCACACCGGAACAGACCGAGCAGTTCCAACGCTACATCGTCTACTCGCACTCGGCCGGGTGCGGCGTGCCCCTGCCCGAGGAGACGGTGCGGGCGGCCATCTGCTCGCGTATCAATGTGCTTTCCAACGGCCATTCCGGCATCCGCCTGCAGGTGGTCGAGTGCATGGTCGACATGCTCAACAAGGGCGTGACGCCGGTGGTCTACGACAAGGGCTCGGTCGGCGCGTGCGGCGACTTGTCGCCGATGAGCCAGATGGCGCTCGTGCTGCTGGGCGAGGGTGAGGCGTACTACCAGGGCAAGCGGATGAGCGGCGCCGAGGCGATGAAGGCGGCGGGTGTCCAGCCAATCCAGTTCGAGGCCCGCGACGGCCTTGCCTGCATCAATGGCTCGAACATGACTGCGGGCTGGGGCGCGCTCCATCTGAATGATGCCGACCACTACTACAAGGTGTCGGAAATCGCCGCCGCGCTCACCCTTGAAGTCGTCAACGCCAACATGGCGGCTTACGACGAGCGGATTCACAAGGTGCGCGGCTATCCGGGAGCGGTGACTTGCGCCGAGAACGTCCGGCGCCTGACTGCCGACTCGGAGATGCTCAAGCAACCCGGCAAGAAGGTGCAGGATGCCTACTCGCTACGTTCGACCCCGCAGGTTGTCGGCAGCGCCAAGGACGCGCTCAAGTGGGCGCGCTACATGTTCGAGACTGAGCTGAACGGCGTGGGCGACAATCCGCTCTTCTTCCCGGACGAGAAAGCCTACCTGACCGGCGCCAACTTCCAGGGCACGCCCCTTGGACTCCCGCTCGACCTGACCGGCGAGTGCGTGACGATGATCGCGGTGCTCTCCGAGCGCCGCACCAACCGGCTGCTCAACCGCAACCTCTCCTGCGGCCTGCCCGCGTTCCTGACCAAGGGCGCAGGGATGTTCTCGGGCCTGATGCTCACCCAGTACACGCAGGGCATGCTGGTCTGCGAGGACCGCATCCTGTCGGCGCCGGCGTCCATCGGCTCGGTGCCGGCGGCGGCCGACCAGGAGGACTTCGTTTCGATGGCATTCACCGCTGCCCTGAAAACGAAGCAGATC comes from the candidate division WOR-3 bacterium genome and includes:
- a CDS encoding aromatic amino acid lyase, which gives rise to MAVVLDGKSLKIEEMVRVARRREKVELAPAAKTRINHCRGFIEEKVKARAVMYGITTGIGELSETILTPEQTEQFQRYIVYSHSAGCGVPLPEETVRAAICSRINVLSNGHSGIRLQVVECMVDMLNKGVTPVVYDKGSVGACGDLSPMSQMALVLLGEGEAYYQGKRMSGAEAMKAAGVQPIQFEARDGLACINGSNMTAGWGALHLNDADHYYKVSEIAAALTLEVVNANMAAYDERIHKVRGYPGAVTCAENVRRLTADSEMLKQPGKKVQDAYSLRSTPQVVGSAKDALKWARYMFETELNGVGDNPLFFPDEKAYLTGANFQGTPLGLPLDLTGECVTMIAVLSERRTNRLLNRNLSCGLPAFLTKGAGMFSGLMLTQYTQGMLVCEDRILSAPASIGSVPAAADQEDFVSMAFTAALKTKQILDNAWYVVAIELMAGAQAVEFRKPLKAGKGTQVAYGFVRKHVKMMVEDRPVQEDINNLTAAVKSGELLDAVEHAVGKLN